One window of Methylococcus sp. EFPC2 genomic DNA carries:
- a CDS encoding type II toxin-antitoxin system RelE/ParE family toxin — translation MSRVIWTKEAVRDVERLVDFLEGKNPGAAMDARYAIIHAASILEQFPDVGLIVRQDPLTRELVTSFGSSGYVLRYRYAPDNRVVIVRVWHGREDR, via the coding sequence ATGTCCCGAGTGATCTGGACGAAGGAAGCGGTGCGGGATGTTGAGCGTCTTGTAGACTTCCTCGAAGGTAAAAATCCTGGCGCTGCCATGGATGCCCGTTATGCCATCATTCACGCGGCCAGTATCCTGGAGCAATTCCCGGACGTGGGTTTGATCGTCAGGCAGGACCCGCTTACACGGGAACTGGTGACGAGTTTCGGCAGTAGTGGCTATGTTCTTCGGTATCGTTACGCGCCTGATAATCGTGTTGTCATTGTCCGGGTCTGGCATGGAAGGGAAGACCGGTGA
- a CDS encoding IS481 family transposase, translating to MSSLNQNVIRHKIGLLNLATELGNVAKACKVMGLSRDTFYRYQHAMAEGGLEALFDANRRKPNPKNRVEEATETAVIAYATEQPAHGQVRTSNELRQRGIFVSPSGVRSIWLRNDLASFKRRLTALEKQVAEQGIVLTEAQVVALEKKQDDDLAQGEIDTAHPGYLGSQDTFYVGTLKGVGRIYQQTFVDTYSKVAMAKLYTTKTPITAADLLNDRVLPFFAEHGMGVLRILTDRGTEYCGKAETHDYQLYLALNDIEHTKTRAHHPQTNGICERFHKTLLQEFYQVAFRKKLYLSMDELQADLDAWIDHYNQERTHQGKMCCGRTPLQTLHAGKEVWDQKVSHLNLI from the coding sequence ATGAGTAGTCTCAATCAGAATGTCATACGCCACAAGATCGGCTTGCTGAACCTGGCGACCGAGTTAGGCAATGTCGCCAAGGCCTGCAAGGTCATGGGTCTGTCGCGTGACACCTTCTATCGCTATCAGCATGCGATGGCGGAAGGGGGGCTTGAAGCATTGTTTGACGCCAACCGCCGCAAACCGAATCCGAAGAACCGGGTTGAAGAAGCGACGGAAACGGCGGTGATTGCCTATGCCACCGAGCAACCGGCCCATGGGCAAGTCAGGACCAGCAACGAGTTGCGCCAACGCGGCATCTTCGTTTCGCCCTCGGGCGTCCGCTCCATCTGGCTACGCAACGACCTGGCCTCGTTCAAGCGACGCCTGACCGCCTTGGAGAAACAGGTGGCAGAGCAAGGTATCGTGCTCACCGAAGCCCAGGTGGTGGCGCTGGAGAAGAAGCAGGACGACGATCTGGCGCAGGGCGAGATCGACACGGCGCATCCGGGCTACCTGGGTTCCCAGGACACCTTCTATGTCGGCACGCTCAAAGGCGTGGGCCGTATCTACCAGCAGACCTTCGTGGATACCTACAGCAAGGTGGCGATGGCCAAGCTCTATACGACCAAGACGCCGATCACCGCCGCCGACCTGCTCAATGACCGGGTACTGCCCTTCTTCGCCGAACACGGGATGGGCGTACTGCGCATCCTGACGGACCGGGGCACCGAATACTGCGGCAAGGCCGAAACGCACGACTATCAGCTCTATCTGGCGCTCAACGACATCGAGCACACCAAGACCCGGGCGCATCATCCACAGACCAATGGCATCTGCGAACGCTTCCACAAAACCCTGTTACAGGAGTTTTATCAGGTCGCTTTCCGCAAGAAGCTTTATCTATCCATGGACGAGCTGCAGGCCGACCTGGATGCCTGGATCGACCACTATAACCAGGAGAGAACCCATCAGGGTAAGATGTGCTGCGGACGCACACCCCTACAAACACTTCATGCTGGAAAGGAGGTGTGGGACCAAAAAGTCAGCCACTTGAATTTGAT
- a CDS encoding DNA-binding protein codes for MNIQDRLITLIERSGMTPTELEKTTGIDRMRWSNVKRKSIRATGEHLEAAGKLWPEYAYWLITGNARPEHGDISPEIEDARKKLHEVG; via the coding sequence GTGAACATACAAGACAGGCTAATAACGCTTATAGAGCGGTCAGGAATGACCCCTACCGAGCTAGAAAAAACGACCGGTATTGACCGGATGAGATGGTCAAACGTGAAAAGGAAAAGCATCCGAGCCACAGGCGAACACCTAGAAGCAGCCGGAAAACTTTGGCCCGAATACGCCTACTGGTTAATTACAGGAAACGCGAGACCGGAACACGGAGACATAAGCCCCGAAATAGAGGACGCCAGAAAAAAACTTCACGAGGTTGGCTAG
- a CDS encoding IS256 family transposase, protein MPSKTSKKKPAAALPSIPKELIDQMVSGPMDAEAINAASMAFKKALIERALGAELSHHLGYPPGADKPGEVGNHRNGVTGKTVLTEDGPLRIDIPRDRQGSFEPLLIPKHERRFTGFDDKIVAMYARGMTVREIQGFLAEQYGTEVSPEFISSVTDAVMAEVTAWQSRPLEAMYPVVFFDALRVKIREEAVVRNKAIYLALAVLPDGTRDILGLWIENTEGAKFWMKVFNDLKTRGVVDILIAVTDGLKGMPEALAAVFPATTLQTCIVHLIRNSLDYASWKDRKALAAAIKPIYTAPSAEAALAELDAFEQGLWGEKFPTVVAAWRRAWDRVIPFFAFPPAIRRVIYTTNAIESINARLRKILKTRGHFPSDDAASKLIWLALRNITADWGRAAKDWKDAMNQFAILYAERFEAARG, encoded by the coding sequence ATGCCAAGCAAGACGAGCAAGAAGAAACCGGCAGCGGCGCTGCCCAGCATTCCGAAAGAACTCATAGACCAGATGGTCAGTGGCCCGATGGACGCCGAGGCGATCAATGCCGCCTCGATGGCGTTCAAGAAGGCGCTGATCGAACGTGCACTGGGCGCCGAACTCAGCCATCACCTGGGTTACCCACCCGGCGCCGACAAGCCCGGCGAGGTGGGCAATCACCGCAACGGGGTGACCGGCAAGACGGTGCTGACCGAAGACGGGCCGCTTCGGATCGACATCCCGCGCGACCGTCAGGGCAGCTTCGAACCCCTGCTTATCCCTAAGCACGAGCGGCGCTTCACCGGTTTCGATGACAAGATCGTGGCCATGTACGCCCGGGGCATGACGGTGCGCGAGATTCAGGGCTTCCTGGCCGAGCAGTACGGCACCGAGGTTTCACCGGAATTCATCAGTTCAGTCACCGATGCGGTGATGGCCGAGGTCACCGCCTGGCAGTCACGCCCGCTCGAAGCCATGTATCCGGTGGTGTTCTTCGATGCTCTGCGGGTCAAGATTCGCGAGGAGGCGGTGGTCCGCAACAAGGCGATCTACCTGGCCTTGGCTGTTCTGCCAGACGGCACGCGCGACATCCTCGGGTTGTGGATCGAGAACACCGAGGGCGCCAAGTTCTGGATGAAGGTCTTCAATGACCTCAAGACGCGCGGTGTGGTCGACATCCTGATCGCCGTCACCGACGGCCTGAAGGGCATGCCCGAGGCCTTGGCCGCCGTTTTCCCAGCGACCACGCTGCAGACCTGTATCGTGCATCTGATTCGCAACAGCCTCGACTACGCGAGTTGGAAGGACCGTAAGGCACTGGCGGCAGCGATCAAGCCGATCTACACCGCGCCCAGCGCCGAAGCCGCGCTGGCCGAACTCGACGCGTTCGAGCAAGGCCTCTGGGGTGAGAAATTCCCGACCGTGGTCGCCGCCTGGCGGCGGGCCTGGGACCGGGTGATTCCCTTCTTTGCCTTCCCGCCCGCCATCCGCCGGGTGATCTACACGACCAATGCCATCGAGAGCATCAACGCCCGACTGCGCAAGATCCTCAAGACGCGTGGCCATTTCCCGAGCGACGATGCTGCCAGCAAGCTGATCTGGCTGGCCTTGCGCAACATTACGGCCGACTGGGGACGGGCGGCCAAGGATTGGAAGGACGCCATGAACCAATTCGCCATCCTCTACGCTGAACGCTTTGAAGCGGCTCGCGGATAA